In the genome of Cryptosporangium phraense, one region contains:
- a CDS encoding site-specific integrase → MTGGASELDHTISAATAQRIADAVPRNTVRAYAADRAAFRRWCALVGRTPLPATAETAAEYTRFLADGGALRADGRRSGPAAPRSIDRALSAIRTEHRENGYGGLPDLFGARRILTGLRKDRAERGVRDRQAAPLSVEDVRAMVGACDPGTLAGARDRALIALGFSMMVRRSELVALNAIGDLADRPGGVEVLIRASKTDQEAIGDTVAVHYGSSPATCPVRLLGAWRERLAGVRPGEGPLWVPIDQRDRMPGMAGYSGKPGSGRLSGQAVGIILRTAAARAGVSTEAVTAHSLRVGGATAAYQAGNDPLKIARRGRWKDGSPVFLRYIRDADKWKHDPMDGVL, encoded by the coding sequence GTGACGGGCGGGGCGTCGGAGCTGGATCACACGATCTCGGCCGCCACCGCGCAGCGGATCGCCGATGCGGTCCCGCGGAACACCGTCCGGGCCTACGCGGCCGACCGGGCCGCGTTCCGCCGGTGGTGCGCACTCGTCGGCCGCACTCCCCTGCCGGCCACGGCCGAGACCGCCGCCGAGTACACCCGGTTCCTCGCCGACGGGGGCGCCCTCCGGGCGGACGGGCGGCGCAGCGGACCGGCCGCTCCACGCTCGATCGACCGCGCGCTGTCGGCGATCCGCACCGAGCACCGCGAGAACGGCTACGGCGGCCTCCCCGACCTGTTCGGGGCCCGGCGCATCCTCACCGGCCTGCGCAAGGACCGTGCCGAGCGCGGGGTCCGCGACCGGCAGGCGGCGCCGCTGAGCGTCGAGGACGTGCGGGCGATGGTCGGCGCCTGCGACCCGGGCACGCTGGCCGGGGCCCGCGACCGCGCGCTGATCGCGCTCGGGTTCAGCATGATGGTGCGCCGCTCGGAGCTGGTCGCGCTGAACGCGATCGGTGACCTGGCCGACCGGCCGGGCGGGGTCGAGGTGCTGATCCGGGCGTCGAAGACCGACCAGGAGGCGATCGGCGACACGGTCGCGGTGCACTACGGGTCGTCGCCGGCGACCTGCCCGGTGCGGTTGCTGGGCGCCTGGCGGGAACGGCTGGCCGGCGTGCGCCCCGGCGAGGGCCCGCTGTGGGTGCCGATCGACCAGAGGGACCGGATGCCGGGGATGGCCGGCTACTCCGGGAAGCCCGGCAGCGGGCGGCTCTCCGGCCAGGCCGTCGGGATCATCCTGCGCACCGCCGCGGCCCGGGCCGGCGTCAGCACCGAGGCGGTGACCGCCCACTCGTTGCGGGTCGGCGGCGCCACCGCGGCCTACCAGGCCGGGAACGATCCGCTGAAGATCGCCCGCCGGGGCCGCTGGAAGGACGGGTCCCCGGTGTTCCTCCGGTACATCCGCGACGCCGACAAATGGAAGCACGACCCCATGGACGGCGTCCTGTAG
- a CDS encoding toxin-antitoxin system HicB family antitoxin, protein MELAPYVAALRADLASAAQAGGDDARALADRLTAPLESATRLALLNALTAAMSEVTLDLAPGSVDVRLRGLDPEFVVTLPATPEPAPTPAPTAPAPEDSDAGTARINLRLPGHLKSRVDDAAARENLSVNAWLVRAVAAALDGTRPASPPPTTNASTQRYTGWVR, encoded by the coding sequence ATGGAACTCGCGCCGTACGTAGCTGCCCTCCGGGCCGACCTCGCCAGCGCGGCGCAGGCCGGCGGGGACGACGCCCGGGCCCTGGCCGACCGGCTCACCGCCCCGCTGGAGTCCGCCACCCGCCTGGCCCTGCTCAACGCGCTCACCGCGGCGATGAGCGAGGTCACGCTCGACCTGGCCCCCGGCTCGGTCGACGTCCGGCTCCGCGGCCTCGACCCCGAGTTCGTCGTGACGCTCCCGGCGACTCCGGAACCCGCCCCGACTCCCGCGCCCACGGCCCCCGCCCCCGAGGACTCAGACGCCGGAACCGCGCGGATCAATCTTCGCCTGCCCGGCCACCTCAAGTCCCGCGTCGACGACGCCGCCGCCCGGGAGAACCTCTCGGTCAACGCGTGGCTCGTCCGCGCGGTCGCCGCCGCCCTCGACGGCACCCGCCCGGCGTCCCCGCCGCCCACCACCAACGCCTCCACCCAGCGCTACACCGGCTGGGTCCGTTAA
- a CDS encoding DUF4097 family beta strand repeat-containing protein, with protein MPSFDTPSPISAHFETECVTLRVVASDRTDTVVTVDPADPANDRDVRVAEQTTVGFAAGRLTVRAPRSRGLFSRPGTAAVLVELPAGSDVDADASIADYTCAGPLGAVTLKTSVGSIRVDQATAVTLKTDHGDVHAGHVTGYTDISGSGRVDADDLGADAHIRNTNGDNRVEEVAGDLRISTANGRIRIGTAHADVDAKSSNGSIRIGRVTRGHVTAKTAAGDVEIGIGPSTAAWLDLHTQLGSVRNGLDGTSGPGDAAHTVEVRARTPLGDITITRTQP; from the coding sequence ATGCCCAGTTTCGACACCCCCTCGCCCATTTCCGCCCACTTCGAGACCGAATGCGTGACCCTGCGGGTCGTCGCGTCCGACCGCACCGACACTGTCGTCACCGTCGACCCGGCCGACCCCGCCAACGACCGCGACGTCCGCGTCGCCGAGCAGACCACCGTCGGCTTCGCCGCCGGCCGCCTCACCGTCCGCGCTCCGCGCAGCCGGGGCCTGTTCAGCCGCCCCGGCACCGCCGCGGTCCTGGTCGAACTCCCGGCCGGCTCCGACGTCGACGCCGACGCGTCGATCGCCGACTACACCTGCGCCGGCCCGCTCGGCGCCGTCACGCTGAAGACGTCGGTCGGCAGCATCCGCGTCGACCAGGCCACCGCGGTGACGCTCAAGACCGACCACGGAGACGTCCACGCCGGCCACGTCACCGGCTACACCGACATCTCCGGCTCCGGCCGCGTCGACGCCGACGACCTGGGCGCCGACGCGCACATCCGCAACACCAACGGCGACAACCGCGTCGAGGAGGTCGCCGGCGACCTGCGGATCTCCACCGCCAACGGACGCATCCGGATCGGCACCGCCCACGCCGACGTCGACGCGAAGTCCTCCAACGGCTCGATCCGCATCGGCCGGGTCACCCGCGGGCACGTCACCGCGAAGACCGCGGCCGGCGACGTCGAGATCGGCATCGGCCCGTCGACCGCCGCCTGGCTCGACCTGCACACCCAGCTCGGGTCGGTCCGCAACGGCCTCGACGGCACCAGCGGCCCCGGCGACGCCGCCCACACCGTCGAGGTCCGCGCCCGCACCCCGCTCGGCGACATCACGATCACCCGCACCCAGCCGTAA
- a CDS encoding RNA polymerase sigma factor, with translation MPSRADTDSFDAFYATHYAPLAAQVAVYLGDRAEGEDVTQEAFCRAWRHWPQLAGGANPAGWVSTVAYRLAASRWRRLRTALRHRQRTRPQSVPPPDADHLDLSLDLSAALRTLPDAQRRAVVLHYLADLPVDEIAARERVPIGTVKSWLHRARTRLAAELTEEHREGASSDPR, from the coding sequence GTGCCCAGCCGCGCAGACACCGACAGCTTCGACGCGTTCTACGCGACGCACTACGCGCCGCTCGCGGCCCAGGTCGCGGTGTACCTCGGGGACCGCGCCGAAGGGGAGGACGTCACCCAGGAGGCGTTCTGCCGGGCCTGGCGGCACTGGCCGCAGCTCGCCGGGGGCGCCAACCCGGCCGGCTGGGTGTCGACGGTCGCCTACCGGCTGGCCGCGTCCCGCTGGCGACGGCTACGGACCGCGCTGCGGCACCGCCAGCGCACCCGCCCGCAGAGCGTCCCACCACCCGACGCCGACCACCTCGACCTCAGCCTCGACCTCAGCGCGGCCCTCCGCACGCTGCCCGACGCGCAGCGCCGCGCGGTCGTCCTGCACTACCTGGCCGACCTGCCGGTCGACGAGATCGCCGCCCGGGAACGCGTCCCGATCGGGACCGTCAAGTCCTGGCTGCACCGGGCCCGCACCCGCCTGGCCGCCGAGCTGACCGAAGAACACCGGGAAGGCGCCTCCAGTGACCCTCGATGA
- a CDS encoding homogentisate 1,2-dioxygenase has translation MESFVQLRRGTTPRRIHADLDGLKDDELGRGGFTGRTAHLYRRHDPTAFRAEGPLAGTDVQVATLTPGDATDPAGTPLLLFSNPDCRLSLSRRTAPHPFYVRTVDGDELYFVHQGDGTFVTEFGDLAYRPGDFVYLPKATTYRQVPRTATTALVIETVDELRPPPAGALGRHFPFDSALAVIPEARAIDDDGRDEYEVRLYHSGDHTSLFYRHDPCDAEGWRGDNFPFTFHVDDYTPVLSDAVHLPPTVHLFLQATGVDVLNFLPRPAETVPGTERLPWYHRNADHDEIAFFHGGTLFGADLPAGLLTHAPQGVHHGAPEVAREHARRHFADHDRVNWTIIAVDTRRRLTPGPALR, from the coding sequence ATGGAGTCGTTCGTCCAGTTGCGCCGCGGCACCACCCCCCGCCGGATCCACGCCGACCTCGACGGCCTCAAAGACGACGAACTCGGCCGCGGCGGGTTCACCGGCCGCACCGCGCACCTCTACCGCCGCCACGACCCCACCGCGTTCCGCGCCGAAGGCCCCCTCGCCGGCACCGACGTCCAGGTCGCCACCCTCACCCCGGGCGACGCCACCGACCCGGCCGGCACCCCGCTGCTGCTGTTCAGCAACCCCGACTGCCGCCTCTCGCTGTCCCGCCGCACCGCACCGCACCCCTTCTACGTCCGCACGGTCGACGGCGACGAGCTGTACTTCGTCCACCAGGGCGACGGGACGTTCGTCACCGAGTTCGGGGACCTGGCCTACCGGCCGGGGGACTTCGTGTACCTACCGAAAGCCACCACCTACCGGCAGGTCCCGCGGACCGCCACCACCGCGCTGGTGATCGAGACCGTCGACGAGCTGCGGCCGCCACCGGCCGGGGCCCTCGGCCGGCACTTCCCGTTCGACTCCGCGCTCGCGGTCATCCCCGAGGCCCGCGCCATCGACGACGACGGCCGCGACGAATACGAGGTGCGCCTCTACCACTCCGGAGACCACACGAGCCTGTTCTACCGGCACGACCCGTGCGACGCCGAAGGCTGGCGCGGCGACAACTTCCCGTTCACGTTCCACGTCGACGACTACACCCCGGTACTGTCCGACGCCGTCCACCTGCCGCCCACCGTCCACCTGTTCCTGCAGGCCACCGGCGTCGACGTGCTGAACTTCCTGCCCCGGCCGGCCGAGACCGTGCCCGGCACCGAACGACTGCCCTGGTACCACCGCAACGCCGACCACGACGAGATCGCGTTCTTCCACGGCGGCACGCTCTTCGGCGCCGACCTGCCCGCCGGGCTGCTCACCCACGCCCCGCAGGGCGTCCACCACGGCGCCCCCGAGGTCGCCCGCGAACACGCCCGCCGGCACTTCGCCGACCACGACCGGGTGAACTGGACGATCATCGCCGTCGACACCCGCCGCCGCCTCACCCCCGGCCCCGCACTGCGATGA
- a CDS encoding alpha/beta fold hydrolase, whose product MSAYDRVPYLVVFPDTSPHRDTYGGPGGIVALESYLLRPPTPSDTVLIFMHPIGGGAYLPMVTALARAGHHVIYCGSRYRGVDSALIMENVVEDLGACVRDAHDRLGYVRIVLAGWSGGGALSLYYQQQANAGTGIPADAMLLLAAHVSRHGTLTEWLDASIRDETNPDDRDPALDLYGDTVTPPYSDEFLATYRAAQIARNRRITAWVHDQLRTHDERAFVVHGTMADPRWLDPAVDPNDRVPGRCYLGDPRVVNNGPVGLARFTTLRSWLSQWSYDEARGDGVRCAADVGVPTLVIGNSADDACTPSHTRRLYDAVGHPDKTLHTVPGATHYYAGPDQKPHLAEAVGTVNGWLAERGLS is encoded by the coding sequence ATGAGCGCCTACGACCGCGTCCCGTACCTGGTCGTGTTCCCCGACACCTCACCCCACCGCGACACCTACGGCGGGCCCGGCGGCATCGTCGCGCTCGAGTCCTACCTGCTGCGCCCACCCACCCCGAGCGACACCGTGCTGATCTTCATGCACCCCATCGGCGGCGGCGCCTACCTGCCGATGGTCACCGCGCTCGCCCGCGCCGGGCACCACGTCATCTACTGCGGCAGCCGCTACCGGGGCGTCGACTCGGCGCTGATCATGGAGAACGTCGTCGAGGACCTCGGCGCGTGCGTCCGCGACGCCCACGACCGCCTCGGCTACGTCCGGATCGTCCTGGCCGGCTGGTCCGGCGGCGGCGCGCTCTCCCTCTACTACCAGCAGCAGGCCAACGCCGGGACAGGCATCCCGGCCGACGCGATGCTGCTGCTCGCCGCGCACGTGTCCCGCCACGGCACGCTCACCGAATGGCTCGACGCCTCGATCCGCGACGAGACGAACCCCGACGACCGCGACCCCGCCCTCGACCTTTACGGCGACACCGTCACCCCGCCCTACAGCGACGAGTTCCTCGCCACCTACCGGGCCGCGCAGATCGCCCGCAACCGGCGCATCACCGCCTGGGTCCACGACCAGCTCCGCACCCACGACGAACGGGCGTTCGTCGTGCACGGCACGATGGCCGACCCCCGCTGGCTCGACCCGGCCGTCGACCCCAACGACCGCGTCCCCGGCCGCTGCTACCTCGGCGACCCCCGCGTCGTGAACAACGGCCCGGTCGGCCTGGCCCGCTTCACCACGCTGCGGTCCTGGCTGTCCCAATGGAGCTACGACGAGGCCCGCGGCGACGGCGTCCGCTGCGCCGCCGACGTCGGCGTCCCCACCCTCGTCATCGGCAACAGCGCCGACGACGCCTGCACCCCCAGCCACACCCGGCGCCTCTACGACGCCGTCGGACACCCCGACAAGACCCTCCACACCGTTCCCGGCGCCACCCACTACTACGCCGGCCCCGACCAGAAACCACACCTCGCCGAAGCCGTCGGAACCGTCAACGGCTGGCTCGCCGAACGGGGGCTCTCATGA
- a CDS encoding acyl-CoA dehydrogenase family protein, whose protein sequence is MNTRRAMRAFLDDEVIPAEPALNAGDRDTLRALQTRAKAAGLWALGHPAELGGGGLSFGDFVLVNEIIGRSRWGQLAVGTVSMQDSIMLHRYGTDDQKSRWLAPLVAGEILPSVAMTEPEVAGSDPTLIRATARLDGDHWVINAHKWFTTGASGAAFTTVFARTDDAEPHRSLSAIVVPAGTPGFDIVRVIPTMGTTSGDHCEIRLTDVRVPLDSLLGERGGGFTVAQVRLGPGRIFHAMRWLGQAQRAFDLMLDRARTRYAHGSTLGEKGEIQRYIAESAADIQAARLLVLDAAAAYDRDGRARDEIALVKFWVARVLHDVVDRAIQVHGALGVTGDTPLEEMYREARYARIYDGPDEVHRMTVARRLLADPRRAPWRRDDAD, encoded by the coding sequence ATGAACACCCGCCGCGCCATGCGCGCGTTCCTCGACGACGAGGTCATCCCGGCCGAACCCGCCCTCAACGCCGGAGACCGCGACACCCTCCGCGCGCTCCAGACCCGCGCCAAAGCCGCCGGCCTGTGGGCGCTGGGCCACCCGGCCGAACTCGGCGGCGGCGGACTCTCGTTCGGCGACTTCGTCCTCGTCAACGAGATCATCGGCCGGTCCCGCTGGGGCCAACTCGCCGTCGGCACCGTCTCCATGCAGGACTCGATCATGCTCCACCGCTACGGTACCGACGACCAGAAGAGCCGCTGGCTCGCCCCGCTCGTCGCCGGCGAGATCCTGCCCAGCGTCGCGATGACCGAACCCGAGGTCGCCGGCTCCGACCCCACCCTCATCCGCGCGACCGCCCGCCTCGACGGCGACCACTGGGTGATCAACGCCCACAAATGGTTCACCACCGGCGCGTCCGGGGCCGCGTTCACCACCGTGTTCGCCCGCACCGACGACGCCGAGCCCCACCGGTCGCTGTCGGCGATCGTCGTCCCGGCCGGCACCCCCGGCTTCGACATCGTCCGGGTCATCCCCACCATGGGCACCACCAGCGGCGACCACTGCGAGATCCGCCTCACCGACGTCCGCGTCCCCCTCGACTCACTCCTCGGCGAACGCGGCGGCGGATTCACCGTCGCCCAGGTCCGCCTCGGCCCCGGACGCATCTTCCACGCCATGCGCTGGCTCGGACAGGCCCAGCGCGCCTTCGACCTCATGCTCGACCGCGCCCGCACCCGCTACGCCCACGGCTCCACGCTCGGCGAGAAAGGCGAGATCCAGCGGTACATCGCCGAATCCGCCGCCGACATCCAGGCCGCCCGGCTCCTCGTCCTCGACGCCGCCGCCGCCTACGACCGCGACGGCCGCGCTCGCGACGAGATCGCCCTGGTCAAATTCTGGGTCGCCCGCGTCCTGCACGACGTCGTCGACCGCGCCATCCAGGTCCACGGCGCGCTCGGCGTCACCGGCGACACCCCCCTCGAAGAGATGTACCGGGAAGCCCGCTACGCCCGCATCTACGACGGCCCCGACGAAGTGCACCGGATGACCGTCGCCCGCCGGCTCCTCGCCGACCCCCGCCGCGCCCCCTGGCGACGCGACGATGCCGACTAA
- a CDS encoding phosphotransferase family protein, giving the protein MPTNSDDTEQLRAALQDLFARHWGPGTVVGELTALTGGASRSTHRFPVTADGREHTLILRRDTLVPAPDSTLLREAAALSAAHDAGVPTPEVLVAGVGPERHPYLIMRHVPGEAIPRRLLRDPEYAGIRPRLARELGALAARIHAVPDPPSLLTRPHPLELLRDISDTYDDPRPTAELGFTWLHTHRPPDAPDTLVHGDLRTGNVLIGPDGIRAALDWELAHVGDPVEDLGWLCVKAWRFGSPHPAGGFGSRRDLLDGYRTVAGWTPTPDQLHWWEVYGTLRWVLLCRQQATVHLRGLRDSLEHAVIGRRVCEAEFDLLLALGLTHPDPAVGPEAAPGPADVPRLPHDAPDATHLITAVADAFRAGAFGSTYLGRVAANALSIAARELTLGPELASAHSARLAALGLASDADLAARIRTGDTTPAITDAVVATVRDKLRVANPAYLAQPVS; this is encoded by the coding sequence ATGCCGACTAACTCCGACGACACCGAGCAGCTCCGCGCCGCCCTGCAGGACTTGTTCGCCCGGCACTGGGGGCCCGGCACCGTCGTCGGGGAACTCACCGCGCTCACCGGCGGCGCGTCCCGCTCCACCCACCGCTTCCCGGTCACCGCCGACGGCCGCGAACACACCCTCATCCTCCGCCGCGACACCCTCGTCCCCGCCCCCGACTCGACGCTGCTGCGCGAAGCCGCCGCCCTGTCCGCCGCCCACGACGCCGGCGTCCCCACCCCGGAAGTGCTCGTCGCCGGGGTCGGCCCCGAACGGCACCCGTACCTGATCATGCGGCACGTCCCCGGCGAAGCGATCCCGCGGCGGCTGCTGCGCGACCCCGAATACGCCGGGATCCGTCCCCGGCTGGCCCGGGAACTCGGCGCCCTCGCCGCCCGCATCCACGCGGTGCCGGACCCTCCCTCGCTGCTGACCCGCCCCCACCCCCTCGAACTCCTCCGCGACATCTCCGACACCTACGACGACCCCCGGCCCACCGCCGAACTCGGCTTCACCTGGCTGCACACCCACCGCCCCCCGGACGCCCCCGACACGCTCGTCCACGGCGACCTACGCACCGGCAACGTCCTCATCGGCCCCGACGGCATCCGGGCCGCCCTCGACTGGGAACTCGCCCACGTCGGCGACCCCGTCGAAGACCTCGGCTGGCTCTGCGTCAAAGCCTGGCGCTTCGGCTCCCCCCACCCCGCCGGGGGCTTCGGGTCCCGCCGGGACCTCCTCGACGGCTACCGCACCGTCGCCGGCTGGACCCCCACCCCCGACCAGCTGCACTGGTGGGAGGTGTACGGGACGCTGCGCTGGGTGCTGCTCTGCCGCCAACAGGCCACCGTCCACCTCCGCGGCCTGCGCGACTCCCTCGAACACGCCGTCATCGGCCGCCGCGTCTGCGAAGCCGAGTTCGACCTCCTCCTCGCCCTCGGCCTCACCCACCCCGACCCCGCCGTCGGACCCGAGGCCGCCCCCGGCCCCGCCGACGTCCCCCGCCTACCGCACGACGCGCCGGACGCCACCCACCTGATCACCGCGGTAGCGGACGCGTTCCGCGCCGGCGCCTTCGGCTCGACGTACCTCGGGCGGGTCGCCGCCAACGCCCTGAGCATCGCCGCCCGGGAACTGACGCTCGGCCCCGAGCTGGCCTCGGCCCACTCCGCCCGGCTGGCCGCCCTGGGCCTGGCCTCCGACGCCGACCTCGCCGCCCGCATCCGCACCGGCGACACCACCCCCGCGATCACCGACGCGGTCGTCGCCACCGTGCGCGACAAACTCCGGGTCGCCAACCCGGCCTACCTCGCCCAGCCGGTCAGCTGA
- a CDS encoding RNA polymerase sigma factor, translated as MDPTGYDAFYGAHFRAISVQLYAYFGDAADAADLTQEAFCRAWERWDVVRGYDDPAAWVRRVAWRLAVSRWRRARVARSHSARLAESVVVEFGGDHVDLVRGLAALPGDQRRAVVLHYLADLSVAEIAADADVTVNTVKSWLHRGRAALRQALSDGSSTWVREA; from the coding sequence GTGGATCCCACCGGCTACGACGCGTTCTACGGGGCGCATTTCCGTGCGATCAGCGTCCAGCTGTACGCGTATTTCGGGGATGCGGCGGATGCGGCGGACCTGACCCAGGAGGCGTTCTGCCGGGCCTGGGAGCGGTGGGACGTGGTGCGGGGGTACGACGATCCGGCGGCGTGGGTGCGTCGGGTGGCGTGGCGGCTAGCGGTGAGCCGGTGGCGGCGGGCGCGGGTGGCGCGGTCGCATTCGGCGAGGCTGGCCGAGTCGGTGGTCGTGGAGTTCGGGGGCGATCACGTGGATCTGGTGCGGGGGCTGGCGGCGTTGCCGGGTGATCAGCGGCGCGCGGTGGTGCTGCATTACCTGGCGGATCTGTCGGTGGCCGAGATCGCGGCGGACGCCGACGTCACGGTCAACACGGTGAAGTCGTGGCTGCACCGGGGGCGGGCAGCGTTGCGGCAGGCCCTGTCGGACGGGTCGAGCACGTGGGTGAGGGAGGCGTGA
- a CDS encoding cysteine hydrolase family protein translates to MPVSVVDENVALVVIDLQKGTVGRAGLTPLSGAEVVANTVRLADAFRAAGKPVVLVRMLAGAAPGRTEFGSGGQEYPADWDELVPELTGPELTGDVTVAKRTLSAFTATELDLVLRRRGVTQVVFAGVATSIGVESSARGAYDLGYHVVVATDAVTDLRPDTHALSVGWFARMVGETGTVDEIAALLR, encoded by the coding sequence ATGCCTGTTTCGGTCGTGGATGAGAACGTCGCGCTGGTCGTGATCGATCTGCAGAAGGGCACGGTGGGCCGGGCCGGTCTGACGCCGTTGTCCGGTGCGGAGGTCGTCGCGAACACCGTGCGGCTGGCGGACGCGTTCCGCGCGGCCGGGAAGCCGGTGGTGCTGGTGCGGATGCTGGCCGGGGCGGCGCCGGGCCGGACGGAGTTCGGGAGCGGCGGTCAGGAGTATCCGGCGGACTGGGACGAGTTGGTGCCGGAGCTCACGGGTCCGGAGCTCACGGGTGACGTGACGGTGGCGAAGCGGACGTTGAGCGCGTTCACCGCGACCGAGCTGGATCTGGTGTTGCGGCGCCGTGGGGTGACGCAGGTGGTGTTCGCGGGGGTGGCGACGAGCATCGGGGTGGAGTCGAGTGCCCGGGGCGCCTACGACCTGGGGTATCACGTGGTGGTGGCGACGGACGCGGTGACGGATCTGCGGCCGGACACGCACGCGTTGTCGGTGGGGTGGTTCGCGCGGATGGTCGGTGAGACCGGCACGGTCGACGAGATCGCGGCGCTTCTGCGTTAG
- a CDS encoding DMT family transporter: protein MTATTDTGQRLRTLGAITFTVLAWASAFLGIRYAGHTYTAGPLAFGRLTVGTLALGAALLATRRWTPPTRREWLLILLCGVAWFGIYNVALNEAERRVDAGTAAMLVNLGPILIALFAGILLREGFPRWLLVGAAVAFTGVILIGVPSARAGHSDGVGVLLLLVAAVTYAIGVLAQKPTLRRLPGLQVTWLACTIGTLCSAPFAPAFARQLADAPAGATAALVYLGLVPTAAAFGTWAYALARTDAGRLGITTYAVPPLAVLGGWALLGETPAALALIGGAVCLAGVALSRRR from the coding sequence GTGACCGCCACCACCGACACCGGCCAACGCCTGCGCACCCTCGGCGCCATCACGTTCACCGTCCTCGCCTGGGCCTCCGCCTTCCTCGGCATCCGCTACGCCGGCCACACCTACACCGCCGGACCCCTCGCCTTCGGACGCCTCACCGTCGGCACCCTCGCCCTCGGCGCCGCCCTCCTCGCCACCCGCCGCTGGACCCCGCCCACCCGCCGCGAATGGCTCCTCATCCTGCTCTGCGGCGTCGCCTGGTTCGGCATCTACAACGTCGCCCTCAACGAAGCCGAACGCCGCGTCGACGCCGGCACCGCCGCCATGCTCGTCAACCTCGGACCCATCCTCATCGCGCTCTTCGCCGGAATCCTGCTCCGCGAAGGCTTCCCCCGCTGGCTCCTCGTCGGCGCCGCCGTCGCGTTCACCGGCGTCATCCTCATCGGCGTCCCCTCGGCCCGGGCCGGCCACTCCGATGGCGTCGGAGTCCTGCTGCTCCTCGTCGCCGCCGTCACCTACGCCATCGGCGTCCTCGCCCAGAAACCCACCCTCCGGCGCCTGCCGGGCCTCCAGGTCACCTGGCTCGCCTGCACCATCGGGACGCTCTGCAGCGCGCCGTTCGCCCCCGCGTTCGCCCGCCAGCTCGCCGACGCCCCGGCCGGAGCCACCGCCGCCCTCGTGTACCTCGGGCTCGTCCCGACCGCCGCCGCCTTCGGCACCTGGGCCTATGCACTGGCCCGCACCGACGCCGGACGCCTCGGCATCACCACCTACGCCGTGCCGCCCCTGGCCGTCCTCGGAGGATGGGCGCTACTCGGCGAGACGCCCGCCGCCCTCGCTCTGATCGGAGGAGCCGTCTGCCTGGCCGGAGTAGCCCTGTCCCGCCGCCGCTGA
- a CDS encoding LCP family protein: MNHYAGKITHSGGLGDAADTGKSIEGPINLLLAGIDERSTDPTAGVRADSIIIAHINAAHDRAYLASIPRDSLVDIPAFPDTQYPGGRDKINAAFQFGYRKDGGREKGLALLANTVSDLMGGMKFDGAAIVNFAGLESVVTALGGVRMCVDEKVTSIHIGWDKTTGKRAAPYYINPDGTPAGLRYNVRPQVYYPGCRNFTNWQALDYARQRDLLANNDGDYGRQRHQQQLIKAIMQKATSSGVVTNPVKVNKVLESLGGAVSFYNNNVSITDWVFTLKGIKPEQLTMVKTNDGKFNAEMVDGIWYEKLSDKSLEMLQAIKNDTMDQFVAANPTWISAA, encoded by the coding sequence GTGAACCACTACGCCGGGAAGATCACCCACTCCGGCGGCCTCGGCGACGCGGCCGACACCGGCAAGTCGATCGAAGGCCCGATCAACCTGCTGCTGGCCGGCATCGACGAGCGGTCCACCGACCCGACCGCGGGCGTCCGGGCCGACTCGATCATCATCGCCCACATCAACGCGGCCCACGACCGCGCCTACCTCGCGTCGATCCCGCGGGACAGCCTCGTCGACATCCCCGCGTTCCCCGACACGCAGTACCCCGGCGGGCGCGACAAGATCAACGCCGCGTTCCAGTTCGGGTACCGCAAGGACGGCGGCCGCGAGAAAGGCCTGGCGCTGCTCGCCAACACGGTCAGCGACCTGATGGGCGGCATGAAGTTCGACGGCGCGGCGATCGTGAACTTCGCCGGCCTCGAATCCGTCGTCACCGCGCTCGGCGGCGTCCGGATGTGCGTCGACGAGAAGGTCACGTCGATCCACATCGGGTGGGACAAGACCACCGGTAAGCGGGCCGCGCCGTACTACATCAACCCCGACGGCACCCCCGCCGGGCTGCGGTACAACGTCCGGCCCCAGGTCTACTACCCCGGCTGCCGGAACTTCACGAACTGGCAGGCCCTCGACTACGCCCGCCAGCGCGACCTGCTGGCCAACAACGACGGCGACTACGGACGGCAGCGCCACCAGCAGCAGCTGATCAAGGCGATCATGCAGAAGGCCACCTCGTCCGGGGTCGTCACCAACCCGGTGAAGGTGAACAAGGTCCTCGAGTCCCTCGGGGGAGCGGTGTCGTTCTACAACAACAACGTGTCGATCACCGACTGGGTGTTCACGCTCAAGGGCATCAAGCCCGAGCAGCTCACGATGGTCAAGACCAACGACGGCAAGTTCAACGCCGAGATGGTCGACGGGATCTGGTACGAGAAGCTCAGCGACAAGAGCCTGGAGATGCTCCAGGCGATCAAGAACGACACGATGGACCAGTTCGTGGCGGCCAACCCCACGTGGATTTCCGCCGCCTGA